A part of Ascochyta rabiei chromosome 3, complete sequence genomic DNA contains:
- a CDS encoding Pectin lyase: MKLSTLALGTVISTASAAVIGQLEERATYAVVGKPEGFASGATGGGRAACAIPSSVAQLKTWLTDSTARCIVLDKEYNFKGTEGTTTETGCRPASNKCPGNGGQDAINKASWCTNGNAGAGSKSISVTYDTAGVAGINVGSNKSLIGVGNKGVIRGKGLRMANGASNVIIQNIHITELNPQYIWGGDALTVDGSDLIWIDHVKVSLVGRQMFVAGNGASNRVSLTNNEFDGSTSWSATCDGHHYWALYLTGSQDLITMKGNYIHHTSGRSPKIGGNSLVHAVNNYWYANSGHAFDIAAGGQVVAEGNVFQNVVTPLLSNTGKLFGSPSTSANTACTNSLGHACQLNAFGSSGTLGGTDTSFFSNFSGKSIASAGAASASVANTAGVGKI; encoded by the exons ATGAAGCTCTCTACTCTCGCCCTCGGTACCGTCATTTCCACTGCCAGCGCCGCTGTTATCGGACAGCTTGAAGAGCGCGCTACATATGCCGTTGTTGGCAAGCCAGAAGGTTTCGCCTCAGGAGCCACTGGAGGTGGACGTGCAGCCTGCGCGATCCCATCTAGCGTTGCGCAGCTGAAGACATGGCTCACCGACAGCACTGCTCGTTGCATCGTGCTGGACAAGGA ATACAACTTCAAGGGCACTGAAGGCACCACCACCGAAACGGGCTGCCGACCAGCATCCAACAAGTGCCCCGGTAATGGCGGTCAAGACGCTATCAACAAGGCTTCGTGGTGTACAAACGGTAACGCAGGTGCTGGCTCTAAGTCTATCAGCGTTACCTACGATACCGCAGGTGTTGCAGGTATCAACGTCGGCTCCAACAAGAGCTTGATCGGCGTTGGCAACAAGGGCGTCATTCGTGGAAAGGGTCTGCGTATGGCGAACGGAGCGTCTAACGTGATCATCCAGAACATTCATATTACAGAG CTCAACCCTCAGTACATCTGGGGAGGAGATGCTCTCACTGTGGATGGTTCTGATCTCATCTGGATTG ATCACGTCAAGGTATCCCTCGTGGGCCGCCAGATGTTCGTCGCTGGCAATGGAGCGTCCAACCGCGTATCCCTCACCAACAACGAATTCGACGGCTCAACCAGTTGGTCCGCCACCTGCGACGGCCACCACTACTGGGCCCTCTACCTGACCGGCTCCCAAGACCTCATCACCATGAAGGGCAACTACATCCACCACACCTCTGGCCGCAGCCCCAAGATTGGTGGAAACTCGCTAGTCCACGCTGTCAACAACTACTGGTACGCCAACTCTGGCCACGCTTTCGACATTGCTGCCGGCGGTCAGGTTGTCGCCGAGGGAAACGTCTTCCAGAACGTCGTGACGCCGCTTCTTAGCAACACTGGAAAGCTGTTTGGTTCCCCGTCTACTAGCGCGAACACTGCTTGCACCAACAGCCTGGGCCATGCTTGCCAGTTGAATGCATTCGGCAGCTCGGGCACGCTTGGAGGAACGGATacttccttcttctccaaCTTCAGTGGCAAGTCTATTGCTTCTGCTGGCGCTGCCAGCGCGTCTGTTGCTAACACTGCGGGTGTCGGTAAAATTTGA